TGAAGTCTGATAAAAGAGAAGAACACAATTATTTATCGTATTTCACatctgtattttttatttcttcagtTAGAGACATTGAGGGTTTATATCTTGGATCAATAGTTTTATGATATAAACAAAAAGTGTGTGAATAACTAAAAGTAGACTTGATATGTTCTCTCATATCAGATTTGTATTAAAGTGAAGTTTTACTGACAAATACAGCTGGTTTTGTCTCAGCTTGCAAATACTACTAAATGATGTATCCAGATCAGTGACACTGATCCCAAGATTTTATGGTGTGATAGACACAAtgaagataacacacaaacatcccttacagtgtctgctctgtatttcattaatgataacaaaagcaaaatactttaaaaatgtaataaaatacagaGTGGACactgtaagtgatgtttgtatgttatctttaATGTGTTTTTCTCAACATGAGGCCTTGTGATTAGTCTCTCTGATCTTACTACATTGTTTAATGGCATTTGCTAGCTAAGACATAACCGGCTGTAATTCTTGTATATGCATCCAATAAAGcatattaaagtggtcatatggatgaggattggggtatttattttggatttttaatttacataacaattttatcatgactttgtacttgaaaagtcaatgtgaaacaatatagaccaagtctgtgtctCAATACCctgcaaaatgctaaaaaatgtgtaaaaagttttttattgtatatacaataaaaaacattttacacatatttatcaatcttttgcaatttataaaatttcaaacaaggatttggcaaacattgtttcacattgatttttcaagtaataagtcatgataaaattgttttgtagattaaaaatccaaaataaatacccaatcctcatcgatatgaccactttaatagtCTACACAAAGCATTAAACCATCAAATATATAAATCTTGTGTTTTTaccatttacaatatttaatttCTTTGAATTCCTAGATaaatttttaaaagtttaaattttgatgtttgTGATGTGAATACAATGGTCTCAGATCTCATcgtgtgttttgtgtgtgaaatcttttatattaaattttatataGGAgagtaattatgaaataaagaGAATGTTTAATTTACAGTTACACTAATCTGTaatgttgtctttgtttttgtttgtaaaattaGCATTTCTCaaaatgggagggggggggggtgctggcAGGGGTGTTTGTGGGTGTACACTGTAGTTTACACATACTATTTTAGCATTTCTCAAAATTCATGCAATTGTGAAACTGTTCTCTTAAACATGCAACTGGCAGCGCATGGGACCcaattttgcatatgactgactatgTTTGGAGggggagaacttgtgatgactcactgccaaggagaacttgtgatgactcactggcaagtaatcaccaaaaatataaacattccctatatctgggtttttcacatgcaaatgccacatatttgaataatcctgaatgacacacaatctaagcagctgtttgcaggggaatttgtctcatttggaaagttattttcattctatgaaacaaacagactgattttcaactaatttttgtatcaagttaccatcctacgacattcacaatcaatttgtacatgatacatgacctgtgtgtttctcgtagcacagaaaaaatgctgaaaacaagacccagaagctagtgctctgtacagcagtttgaatttcccacatttgcatagattagccataatcctctttatatagggcagttctgtctttaatGACCAAAAATGTCCATCAGTTTGGTAGatatatgatttacaaaggttataacacacaagcagttcaaagtttcttagcattgagctttcgatccGTCTTGGttgatgatcctcatcagaatgacatattccatagttacaactgaccactaggtggcagtactCATCAGAAcatgacaaattccatattttttttttaacaaatggacaataaagattattattattatcattatagttacagctgaccactaagTGGCAGCATGATCAGCCAAATGTAGATGTTAGGTAGTTCAAtgcctccccctcccctccccctctctaGTGATCCTTGGATTGCAGCATCTGATGGCATTTCTCTGTAGCATTCAAAGCACATACCACTCTACGATACACATTAGTCTCTGTCACCCAAGGATAAGACAACACCTGAACAAtgctgggggtggggggggggggtgatataTATTATGCAACATATTGCATATATCACTGCAACTTGTGCAAGtatggtatctgataacaggagatTGTAAAATACTACATGCCTTAGCTACACTGAAGTTGATATTATTTGGGTCTTGGTCTGGGTCTGTACAGCTATTCAACTTCAGTCAGTCTAGCTGAACCTTCTCATATCATAATAGACCTAACCTCAGTGGGTCTGAGGTCAAGCTAAGGCATGTTGTATTTTACAACCTGTAATCAGATACCACACCTCATATGCATTCATATGTAAATAGTGTGACACTTGAGTTGGGTCATGTGACACTGGTACTTCCCCTACCTCTGTACACATACACCATTcgacattttgaaaacattttgaatacACAGAAGGAAAtaaccaccaccatcatcgaGTACTCCTAATTTGGATTGAATATTGCTCTTGAAGACTGAAACCAGTGTATAGCAGCTCTGTGAGTAACAGTGGGTTTCAACATGGTCATATTTTCAGAGATGACGTACAGTAatgtactaatactactactagtactaactATGCATCTTGTATTTTCAGCATAAATTTTTGTCACCTTTTATTTTGGGTCAGGATGGTGGACATAAACTCTTTTAGACTTCAGACCATTATGCATATGCACCAGAAAAACCTGTATTAAGCATGGAgctataaaaatgttttgtttaatttgtgtGGAAATGATTTATCACAGTGTAGAGCATCTCTGTGAGTAACAGTGGGTTTCAACATGGTCACTACGCATTCAAATGATCAGGTGTTATCTAGGGACTGGTATATAACCCTTGGTTTATGACAGATGTTGCTCACACTGGAGAATATTGACAACAGGTCAAAACCTTAGGGTATATAATTATCACCCTTggcggcaggggggggggggatacagTCCATTCACTATAGTACTCTGGCCATTACATTTAGGAAACTTGAAAGAAGTAATCCACACTCGTActagtttcttttttttttacagttgtgttcctgtattgtaatgtaatattatattgacTGAAGTTGACAAAAGATATTTGGCTGTAGCCTGAAAACTGCAAGTCAATAGAATTCAGCAGGACCTTCTGATAAGGAGGTAAATATGactttataattataaatttacaaGAACTAATGTACCAGGTGCTTTCAACTTGACTGGTACAGACCAAAAGATTAATAGATGATTCTCTGAGTGATTTTCATTCATGAATGATATCAATCCAAAAGTGTCTAGTACTTTGTACATAAATAACATGAGATTGACTGTCACTGTAACATTCCATTCACAAGGAAGTAGGCTAACCCCTGCAAATTAGGCATTACAAATACTGACTATtggggatgggatggggtgtAGGGGTTATTAATTTGATTATCCGGTATCCCAGACTGGGTATTACCACAATGCAAATAATCATAGTAATTTGCATTTGATTACTCAGTTGGGATTGCATATCTCTTAATTAACATAGGTTGAAGAAATGCCAAAATGAGTTCACTCAATCCCTTCAGCATTCTGTTGCTTGAGCTGCAACAAAATATCACTCCTGGAGACTTCCGTGCTTTGATCATCCTTCTACTGAACAACCAAATAAAACGAAGTGAAGTAACTGAATCAAGTGATGCTTTTTCATTATTTGATACCCTTTACCGGAGAGGACACATTTCAAAGGTTAATGTGACACTACTTATAGAATTATTTGACAAGATTGGATGTACTGACTTGAAAAAGATTGTGGAAGACTATGTAGTCAAGCACAGCCTGCAACGATTGCCTCCAAGTGAGTTCCAAATAATTTTGATACAATTCAAATTTTTATTCTAAATAAAGTAGGATTTTACAAGTTGAATTTGAATTGCATATTTCCCATTTttgacatggggggggggggggggggctattagAGTTTGGTCCATCCTTGGGTTTGAGATTTCCAGCCAGATATGTGATCGTCAATGCATGTACTATATCACAATTTCTTCAAATCATTTCATAGACAAAATGTTGTCTCAAAATACCAGATGATCAAACAACAACTACTGCTTAAATTGTGAATAATATTAAATACACATAATacatcataaatataaataccatGAATACTGTGGTTATAATTGGCATGATGTTACtgaaaaagtaaacaaaaatttacaaatcaattGAATTCATTTAATTAATTTCCTACTAGGTGATTTTGAAGAACCAGTATGTAAAAAACAACGACTAGACAACTGTGAGTCTTTAGAAGAGGGATCAGCAGGTAACTTTTTTATTAAACCCAATGAACACAACCCAGAGTGGGCCCATAAAAATGTCTAACACTATCATGTGCAACTCACTTAATTTTGCAACTTTGATCTTTTTATGACAAAATAGCGACCATATTTGTcctaaaaaattaaaaatacacattttgccTCTTTCTTCCGAAAGTTTACAACATACAGACAACATTCAAGTGACTAAAACCCACATTACCAATAataagctttctaatgagatcTTGAAATTTGACTTTAACCAGcaatttcaaggtcaaatgactgaaatttgtttttcttcataATTCAAGAAGTTCGTGATACAGAGACTCCATCCAAATTTCTGCAATGACCATTTCTCTATTTTAATAAAATCTATGCTATAAGACTTGCACTTTATTTGTCAATCTTTGCTAAAAGACTTGCGCTCTCTTTGTAGATTCTAAATAGAAAGCAATAACTGTTGGTGCCATATATAGTTCAAGGTGATCTGTAATACTAaactttgtgtgtgtatgtttatttcaggaactacatgtaccttgaCATCAGCAGATAACAGTGCACCATCACCTGTTGACAAAGATGTCACTGTGGCAGTGGTTTCTGCATCTACAGGTATGTCACTTGATGTCCACTTTTTATTTGTGGCCATTTCAGTTTTCTCTCAAAGTGTTTGATATTCAGAAATACTAAACTTTGTATGTGCATGTTTATTTTAGGAACTACCTTGACATCAGCAGATAAAAGTGCATCATCACTTGTAGAAAAAAATGTGACAGTGGTTCCAGCAGCTACAGGTATGTCACTTGATGTCCACTTTTTATTTGTGGCCATTTCAGTTTTCTCTCAAAGTGTTTGATATTCAGTAATACTAAACTTTGTATGTGCATGTTTATTTTAGGAACTACCTTGTCATCAGCAGATAACATCACAGGTGTCGCACCTGTTGACAAAGATGTGACAGGGGGGATTTCAGCATCTACAGGTAATCACTcattgttcttttttttatttgtgagCGTCTCATTTTTTCTCTCATATTAACGATTAGCTATCAAAGTGTTTGATATCTTTTCGTTTATCCAATTCTAAgctttgtatgtgtatgtttatttcaggAACTACCTTGTCATCAGCAGAAAACAGTGCAGGATCCACACCTGTTGACAAAGATATCATTGTGACAGGGGTCTCAGCATCTACAGGTATGTAACTCATGAAGATCCTCTTTTTATTTGTGACCGTCTCATTTTTTCTCTCATATTAATGATTAGCTATCAAAGTGTGTGATATCTTTTAATTTATCCAATACTAAACTTAATTTGTGTATAATATTGTAGGAAATACTTCAGTGGATAATGATGCAGAATCACCTGTTGACAAAAGTGAGGTTTCAACTCCTACAGGTAAGAGATTTACACTGTGTCCTCTTTCTAATTGTCTCTCTCTTTTCTCTCATATAAAACTAcccaaatatttgatatttttaactTTATCTAGAACCAcctaactgtgtgtgtgtgtgtgtgtgtgtgtgtgtgtgtgtgtgtgtgtgtgtgtgtgtgtgtgtgtgtgtgtgtgtgtgtgtgtgtgtgtgtgtgtgtgtgtgtgtgtgtgtgtgtgtgtgtgtgtgtgtgtgcgtgcgcgtgtgtgtttgtgtgtgtgtcattgtaGGAGATGTATTGATATCAGTGTAGAACATTGCAGGATCACCTAACAACAAAGATGTGATTTCAGTATGTACAGGTACGAGAATCTGTTTTCCCTCTTTATGAAAACACTGTCTAGAAGATGTGTACACATTATACATCCTGGCCTGGCAAGTACTGTGAAACCTTGCAGCTTTCATACATGTTAacatcttgaataatcaaggcATTATGACGATTATACCTATCTCTCTGTCAGTTGACAGAAAGATGGATATTGTTGTCATAAATAATGCCTTGGTCATTATGTTGCAAATGTTACTTGAATACTTGTATACAGTGATGCTCGAGCCATTCTCACTAATATTCTACTTTCTTACCTATATTTTATGAAGATACAGGAAGTCAAGACAGTAATGGATCAGACAGTGGAATTGCTTCAAATTCAAGTACAGTGTCAGGTAAGCACTTAAGAAATATAAGAGATACTCAAATGTGTATTCCACAATGCATGCCAAACAGTCCAGAGGTTATTTTGCTGAAACTTATGTTCATGCTCCTTTTTGATAATAGTAAGTCTCAAATTGGAGTTGTAATTTTATAAATCCATAAGAATTAAAATCCAAGCACAAATGTTGTCTTAATATCTGATTCAATATCTTAGCACATTGCATCATTTTGGATGATTTTACAGAGTATAGAATAAAAAAAAGCTTTCCCATGATATTAATGCTCATTATAACCATGAACTTGTAGGTTTTTAGgtcttttaatattttttgcTATATTATAACTGTTTTCTTTTATATGTAGAAAAACTACTACCGGAGAGTCAGGATGATGGTTCTGTCGATGCCACTGTATTAGAAAATACTGATCAAGGTAATACTTAAAGCATATAGCCGCAACCCGATGTAGTGAACTTGAcgagatttctttatttagctcttacatttactgttgtttgttctttttttgttctgtgagtgttcgatacctacatctgacacaataccataggtgttCTCGGACCACATCTCGTACTTATAAGTACCCAatcagaatccgtcttacaatatcATAGTACATGCAACATTTCATACTTATGAGTACCCAatcagaatccatcttacaatataCATCCAACGTTCGAGATTGAATGAAAGATCAAACAATAGCAACCTCATTcattgtctgcactctgtgcTTGAGCTCTGTTCGAACGGAGTGTTCTGAGgtattgtacttgtatgtttTGGTGTATTATGCCTTCTGATTCATTGAGTAAATTCACGCTGCATTCTTATGTGGCTCAAGAACACCTATGGTATTATGTCAGATGTACATATCACATGCTCACAGTACAAAAAAAGAACAAGTGACAATAAACATAAGagctaaataaagaaatcacacCGACTTCACTActttggattttaatcagattgaggtaGTCGATACTGAAAGTTTATATATTCTGTTTTAATAATGTATACTACTTGCACCACTCAGCTGTATTCAACAATGTTTTAAGAAATATTGGGCCTTCATTCCTTAATGTCCTGGTTGATTTAAATTACTATCACTAACTCAACAAAGATTAAAAACTAGGGGACAAAATTCTACATGTTAGCCAAATGAAAGGGTGACATCATCACCAGTTCATGCTAAACTCCCAGTCAACACATTGGTTGGCTGCTGGGGGCATCTAATTCTGTTAGATGGGTCTTAGAAAAATGTGACAATCAACAAACCTCTACATTAATATGCAGCTCAAAAAATCAAAGTCAAAAGGCTACACAAGTTGAAACTGGGCTAAAACCATATGCGATATTTAGTTTACCATTACTAAGTATATGATTACCCCTCCTCCTGCTTGTTTGACTTTATTCAACTCATTTTATTGCCAGtagaattttgttttcatttgaggTACGTCATAAGGTGCATAACATAACATTCCTGCATATAAATGTCTTGGGTTGCAGGAGGGAAATCTGTTGTTAGAAAATGTTGGACTTGGCTTTCTATTTAAGACAATTCCCACtcattctcagttcaaatcaaggaTAAAATACTGGAATGTTTCTGTTTCTAGATCAATGGAATTACCGTTTTTCTAATTTTATTTGCAGCAGCGAAATTTTGGCAAAGTTTATCAACTGACCAACGCTGTAAGTATATAtcataaatgaaattaatttacatCTGATCAAAGAGAAGGATGTGATATATCTTatctatattttgtacataGACTACATAATGCTTGACATTTGTATTCTGTTATTTGTATGGATGTTGGGGAAATTCTGGGGTAAAATATCGTGTAAATGACCAATCAAAAAATCCAGTGACGGCATATGCACGGTCATCATGCGATCGTAAACATAAATTCCTAAATTCATTTACGATATGAAAATTACAGCGGGTGCAATTTTTGCTTAACaataactagaacaacaaagcacaTTGTGAACATTTCTGAACATTTAGCGGAATACAGTGTACAAAACAAGGACGCACTTATTTTTCAGATGAAGGATATTAGTTTGAATCTGATtttgagtgatatgcaaatagtaaacatacGTCATACTAcagagcaaacgcgcactctgattgggtAATACAGTTtaggctgacatgtaaacaactgCATTTTATTCATTGGAGAGGTGCGTGATACTACTAcactcaacagtataacgcagaagtaatttttattttgaaatgaaacagcatttttagacattcaaaaatgaattcatagtcacAGGTGACATATAAGtatattatttgccaaatatGGTTCCACATCTTGCTACTCGAGGtcatttttctggtataacagCTCACTGTTATTACCAAAAAATGACCTCTTGCAACAAAATATGGagcagtatttggcaaataacatatacatataagtCATGTAGACATATTTCTCTTTAATGTTCTATACTTTCATGCATTGGATCAAtcatatttttctgttttcataGCTCACAGTCATCTATAGACTCTAACTCTGTAAGACATGTTGTGCTACACTATCAACTAATCACTTTCATGAaaagaagcctgataggactgaacaacatgatgtatcttacagtctactatATAGTGTCGGCACATAGCTATATAACCTAGAATCAAGCCATGTGGGGATTTTGAGGGGAGATGCCAATAGTCAAAACCTCCACATGACAAGACTCTAGGCTATTAACTTTTAGCTACTGTAAATCATTAGTTTGTAACAAAGGAGGAGTGACAGTCTTCTGTTAAACATGGATTTAGTAAATGCAGCTAtcaacatgtaaattatatatataaaatgaagtGGGTATGCATAATTTAATCTATGATTTTtcacagtatgcacataattaTCAATACATGGATGCAGTGTTCCTATAGTTGGTGAAATATATCCATAGATGACTTAGACTGAAAGATTCACTGTTGTGTACACATAATTGTGCATACTGTGAAAAATCATAGATTAAATTATGCATACCCACttcattttatataaataatttacatgttagtAGCTACATTTACTAAATCCATGTTTAAAAGAAGACTGTCAAACATAATTTTATAGGATTCATCATGTCTTAGTTGTTTATATTTGAAGTATCACAGTGGTAAATTGAAACCATATTTTCTGTAAACATTCTTGATGTCAGAATGTGTTGTGAAAGTGTGAACTGTAAACTATGGAGTGAATAatcctttacatgtaaaagtctTATCACACTTTATGTTGCATTCTTGAAATCTGCATAGTGGAAGAGATTAATATGTCAGATTAACTGACAGGCCCTTATAGAAAATCCTGCTTAGTTTAATCATAACAATTGGACAGTATAAAGTAGATTTTAAAAGTATAACCATTGACATCTGAGATGACATACTTAGATGGCATACTTAGAAACCAACTTATTTGATAATTCTATTGTGTTTAGAATCTCTCTTGTTTTGTTCTCATGCACACAGATGACTTACATAAAAGTCTCTCCAGTGAAGAAAGGGGTAAGTATAAACTTAATTTATGTAGTCATTGTACACCATAGTCAAgttaaaatatattacatttgaagTTTATTGACCCTCGCATAATTACACATAATTACTGTTTACACTGTTTAATaaaatttatatgtattaattatttttaataagtatgttttgttttaatttgttgtaCAGCTATAAAAACGAAACCTACAGTTTAGATACTAAACTAATAAACCATGAAAAAGATTTTCCATTTTTCTCAACCTGGCCTCATTTCAGCCCTTCCAACCAGTCTATTAAGATGGGTAAGGCGTCATATAAGTCATATTTATAGTCTAAATATTAAGGACACTCTCCTTTATATTACATGGTAATTGACTGGCAGGGGCTGTTTGTGATGACAATTATATCTCCTTGAAGTCTTAAAGACCTTTGATTCATTTGAGAATCTTTGTGGCCAGTTCTTATCAATAACAGAATACTATAGTTTACATTATGTTCATCACATCTAGTACTGGAGTGTTCTCATTTAGATTATCATAAACAGTAATAAACATAGCTGTGCCATTAGATTATTTGAAGTGTATATTCATCTCTGTGCACAACCCTGTTTCATTCATGTGATCACAGCAGTGACTACACACCTGTAAACATGCCTGTACCAACAAACCTGTTACATATGTCAGTGAATACAGCTATGAATCTTACCAAATATATAAACCCTCCCTGTAATAGCACTTATTTCACAATTACCCTGTCACAGGATCTGCACAGGGCCTTCTACAAGCACATCCTGTAATCTGATTTCTAGCTGTGtacacataattgtcttcaatatttcatatccTAAAATTTGAGGAAAGACAGAACAACAACCTAAATTGGCAATCTATGGTGTTCTCATATCACCGTATATGTTGGGAATATTGTGAgcacactttttaaaaaaaaattaatgtttaaaaCACTATCTTATAATAAATGGCAACAcatatgaatatgtaatatCTAAAGAAATCACAactaaaatttattttataattttgtttcTGTTGTATAGATGCCTTGATGAAGAGTATCCCAGAGTCTGAAAGATGGAGTGAGTATAACTTAATGTATTTGATAAAGgtacatcattatcattacaCCACCTCTTACATCTAGTGAAACCTTTCTTTACCATACCAGTGTCTCCAACTatatttttaaatcaatgttGAAAATAACATGGTACAAACTCTTCCCTTGCAAGTTAAAAATTGTTACAGAAATATATGCAACCAATTGTGGATTGGGACCCTCACCAGCTTATTGGTAATTGATACGTAGTCTTGTGTATAGTACAAAActacaaaaatgtaataaaataaacctgATTATTTTATTACTGGACTGTCCAATAGATTATCAATGAAAAACTTAAAAGTTGTGAGATATTGTCAAGTTTTCTTGAGATAGAATTCATACAAGTATCAGGAAAATATTAAAGATATGACTGCAAATCTCTCTCttaaccaacaatatatttctatttagAAGTGACTGTATCTACAGAGAAAAGTAGCTTTTTTGTTCAGTAAATATTCCTAAAGATTAAAGTTTTATAGACCATTGTTTCATTACATGTGGTGGTTACATTGTCACATTCCTCACTTCATTATGTATAATTTACAATAGTTGCATTCATAAAGCATATTCAAAacatagatttaaaaaaaaaaaaattttgataaGTGATCCAAGCAGTGTAAAACAGTCATACTACTAGTTGTGGCACAATAggtcattaaaactaaacatTCATGCTGGGACTTGCAACTCCAAACTTTGATATAAATTAAGAGTCCTGTGAAAGAGCATACAGTGTAATCAAGAAATAATTGCTTCATGAATTGTTTCATATATATTGTAGTTGAGAACTGAAATGATTTTATTCATGTAGACAAGatttgtaataatgttttcattcaCTGAAAAATTACCATGTCATATACTACATAACAAGTGTGTAATGATATTTCtctatatttgttgttaaaagtTTGTATTCTACATATTTGTTCAGTCACTTAATGTACACTTCATTTGTAAAGTAATTACTCTTtattttgttatctttacaGAAGGTGAGTACATGCTATACTACACTGTATGATATGAGTAATGTTTGAAGATATGAAGACAATTGGTCTGTATGGTGTATTTATTAGTGATGTATAATTTTGCTGAACTTATACATAAAGAGTctagtatatgtatacagttcATAAATTATTTACTTTCTAATCAATTGCAAGATGAAGTAATGTCAATGTAGTAAGAATTATAAGTACATCCTGGTATTGCAATCCTTATTGGTGTGTATacattatgaagttttgtattttaaagtgAAGTACATTGTACCTCAGTAGCAATAGCTATGTTTATGGACCTCATCTATGTACAGACAGATTCATAATGGTTGGTATTTCCTTACTGAAAAAATGACACTGATACCCACAGTTGTTAAAAGATACAAATTTAATAAACAGAAACCCACAGTTGTTAAAGATTGAAATTATACAGAAACCAAagcaaaggtttgatagatattttgttgaaatcCACCAGTGTTATGATTGGTCTTTATATATTGTAGTCTTGTCAAAGTTTCATCAGGA
The sequence above is drawn from the Glandiceps talaboti chromosome 21, keGlaTala1.1, whole genome shotgun sequence genome and encodes:
- the LOC144451707 gene encoding uncharacterized protein LOC144451707, producing MNTVVIIGDFEEPVCKKQRLDNCESLEEGSAGTTCTLTSADNSAPSPVDKDVTVAVVSASTGTTLTSADKSASSLVEKNVTVVPAATGTTLSSADNITGVAPVDKDVTGGISASTGTTLSSAENSAGSTPVDKDIIVTGVSASTGNTSVDNDAESPVDKSEVSTPTDTGSQDSNGSDSGIASNSSTVSEKLLPESQDDGSVDATVLENTDQAAKFWQSLSTDQRYDLHKSLSSEERDALMKSIPESERWKGAVYDIDEVLRGKYKTQQRSNLDYNDLWSHNGTNRKTGLPKNLARRTLVEQELGNRSALATNMSIDWADGEEFKQYDLLFALNLRKVSGGAKLADVIIDQLLPNADKRHLESILTAREDKIMIILDIIDDSQEVVRKGEIAELIKGKYLPNATVIVNSMTTGGCDLIGEFADQHYIHRPKSGAA